A region from the Aegilops tauschii subsp. strangulata cultivar AL8/78 chromosome 5, Aet v6.0, whole genome shotgun sequence genome encodes:
- the LOC109756553 gene encoding LOW QUALITY PROTEIN: uncharacterized protein (The sequence of the model RefSeq protein was modified relative to this genomic sequence to represent the inferred CDS: deleted 2 bases in 1 codon): MCAWRSLKFSSTLVLTTLLLLLYGSGTAHCSVVHNSTDRRALLDFKEAITVDPTGALRSGNDSSHHCMWSGVNCSKAHPGRVTVLDLQDMSLAGQITPSLGNLTSLRKLTLDSNRLSGQLPPLNRLTRLEELSLGTNLLQGDIPDALTNCSKLKSLNLALNMLVGSIPENIGFLTNLVVMDLSGNNLSGIIPQTFSNISRLREMSLADNLLVGSIPKELGQLTDISIVFLGGNSLSSSVPATLFNLSYLQILDLDTNMLSGTLPSDVGHMLPNLQFLFLGENKLDGHIPDSLGNASELGQRPGVRLHFQKKGLLLTSIGNLSIKLQQLNLGQNNLFRTVPPTIGKYRNLFKLTLSYNNLTGTIEKWVGTLKNLQGLYLEGNTFVGSIPNSLGNLNKLTSLYLSKNQFDGLMPANLGNLSQLTQLDLSYNNIQGNIPLQISRLKQLMELHLSSNKRTGEIPSNLDQCDNLITIQIDQNMLIGEIPTSFGNLIALNVLNLSQNNLSGTVPATLSDLQLLSKLDLSHNHLHGEIPRNGVYINATCIYLEGNWGLCGGVADLQMPLCSAISQRSETEYYLVRILVPILGFTSLIMLAYIIILGKNTSRRTYVSFLSFGKKFPRVSYSDLNRATGNFSKANIIGKGSYGTVYRGKLTQAKIQVAINVFNLDMKCADKSFVTECEVLRSIRHRILVPILTACSTIDNNGDAFKALVYEFMPNGNLDTWLHNRFLGSSAKQLSLAQRASVAVGIADALAYLHHHYQNLIRCRRPMTVGIGPKAVSKGLRRRPPSA; the protein is encoded by the exons ATGTGTGCTTGGCGATCCCTGAAATTCAGCAGCACACTTGTGCTAACGACACTCTTACTGTTATTGTATGGATCCGGGACCGCTCATTGTTCTGTGGTTCATAATAGCACGGACCGACGTGCACTGCTCGATTTTAAAGAGGCCATCACAGTGGATCCGACGGGAGCCTTGCGGTCCGGGAATGACAGCAGCCACCACTGTATGTGGTCGGGCGTCAACTGCAGC AAGGCACACCCAGGGCGCGTTACGGTGTTGGACCTGCAGGATATGAGCTTGGCAGGCCAAATCACTCCCTCTCTTGGAAACCTAACCTCTCTTAGAAAACTTACGCTAGATTCAAATCGCTTGTCTGGACAATTGCCCCCTCTCAACCGTCTTACAAGATTAGAGGAGCTTTCTCTAGGCACCAACTTGCTGCAGGGGGACATTCCAGATGCACTTACAAACTGTAGCAAACTCAAGTCGCTAAACCTCGCTCTTAACATGCTAGTGGGTTCAATTCCCGAAAACATAGGTTTCCTCACCAATCTAGTAGTTATGGACCTTTCCGGAAATAATTTGTCAGGAATCATTCCCCAAACCTTCAGCAACATAAGTCGTTTAAGAGAAATGTCACTTGCAGACAACCTGCTCGTGGGAAGCATTCCTAAAGAGCTTGGGCAATTGACAGATATTTCGATTGTGTTCCTTGGTGGAAACAGCCTATCAAGTAGCGTTCCTGCGACACTGTTTAATCTGTCCTACCTTCAAATACTAGACTTGGATACAAATATGTTAAGTGGCACACTGCCATCTGACGTTGGTCATATGCTCCCTAACCTCCAATTTCTTTTCTTGGGTGAAAACAAGCTTGACGGCCACATCCCAGATTCATTAGGCAATGCTTCAGAGCTGGGCCAG aggccaggggtgcgcctccatttccaaaaaaaaGGACTCCTGCTGACTTCTATTGGTAACCTATCCATCAAGCTTCAACAACTAAATTTAGGCCAAAACAACTTGTTCAGGACAGTTCCACCGACAATAGGGAAATATCGTAACCTATTTAAACTGACACTGAGCTACAATAATCTTACAGGCACAATTGAAAAATGGGTTGGGACTCTAAAGAACCTACAAGGTTTATATCTTGAAGGAAATACCTTTGTTGGATCAATACCAAACTCCCTTGGCAATCTGAACAAGTTAACATCCCTCTATCTTTCCAAAAATCAGTTTGATGGTCTTATGCCAGCCAACCTAGGAAATTTGTCACAACTCACACAGTTGGATCTTAGTTACAACAATATCCAAGGCAACATACCTCTACAGATTTCTAGGCTTAAACAACTCATGGAACTACACCTTTCATCGAACAAGCGTACTGGGGAAATACCTAGTAATTTGGATCAATGTGACAATTTGATAACTATCCAGATCGACCAGAACATGCTAATAGGGGAAATCCCAACATCTTTTGGCAATCTAATAGCCTTgaacgtgcttaatctttctcAGAATAACTTGTCGGGCACCGTCCCAGCAACTCTAAGTGACTTACAACTCCTCAGTAAGTTGGATCTTTCTCACAATCATCTGCATGGGGAAATTCCGAGAAATGGAGTTTACATAAATGCCACTTGCATTTATCTTGAAGGCAATTGGGGACTGTGTGGAGGGGTGGCAGATCTCCAAATGCCGTTATGTTCTGCTATTTCTCAGAGATCAGAGACAGAGTACTATTTGGTCAGAATATTGGTTCCAATACTTGGCTTCACTTCACTCATAATGCTGGCTTACATTATAATCCTTGGGAAGAATACATCACGTAGAACATATGTATCGTTTCTCTCATTTGGTAAGAAATTCCCAAGAGTTTCTTACAGTGATCTAAATCGAGCAACGGGGAACTTCTCAAAGGCAAACATAATTGGAAAAGGAAGCTATGGTACAGTATACAGAGGAAAGTTAACTCAAGCTAAGATACAAGTAGCCATCAATGTTTTTAACCTTGATATGAAATGCGCAGACAAAAGTTTTGTAACAGAATGTGAGGTTTTAAGAAGCATCCGACATCGAATCCTTGTACCTATCCTAACTGCATGTTCAACGATAGACAACAATGGTGACGCTTTCAAAGCTCTAGTCTATGAATTCATGCCTAACGGGAATTTGGACACATGGCTGCACAACCGATTTTTGGGTAGTTCAGCAAAACAGCTGAGCTTAGCTCAAAGAGCAAGCGTAGCTGTTGGGATAGCCGATGCATTGGCTTATTTACACCATCATTACCAGAATTTGATACGTTGCCGACGGCCCATGACCGTCGGCATAGGGCCAAAAGCCGTCAGCAAAGGGTTACGCCGACGACCCCCGTCAGCATAG
- the LOC141023160 gene encoding uncharacterized protein encodes MKDSADKKRSVRVFAVDDWVFPKIQPYIQRSLDTRANQKLSFKYFGPFQVVQRVGQVAYKLQLPALCSIHPVFHVSQLQRALPPSEQALEELPAKAASSPEPVEVLGTRLHRRGKNQVPQVLIRWTDQPASLATWEDRDELQHHYPEAPTWGQAGSQEGETVTAQPTAPTAPAHTSG; translated from the coding sequence ATGAAAGACTCTGCAGACAAGAAAAGATCAGTGCGCGTGTTCGCGGTGGATGATTGGGTGTTTCCGAAGATCCAACCCTACATCCAACGGTCGCTGGACACGAGAGCTAACCAAAAACTTTCCTTCAAATATTTTGGTCCGTTTCAGGTGGTGCAACGGGTCGGCCAAGTCGCCTACAAGCTTCAACTTCCCGCCTTGTGCAGCATTCATCCAGTTTTCCATGTATCTCAACTGCAGCGAGCACTTCCTCCGTCAGAACAGGCGCTGGAGGAGCTACCAGCTAAAGCAGCATCCAGTCCCGAGCCAGTGGAAGTTCTGGGCACTCGTCTCCACCGCCGTGGCAAGAACCAAGTCCCGCAAGTTCTCATCCGCTGGACTGATCAACCAGCGTCCCTGGCGACATGGGAGGACCGGGACGAGCTGCAACACCATTATCCAGAAGCTCCAACTTGGGGACAAGCTGGTTCTCAAGAAGGGGAGACTGTTACGGCCCAGCCTACAGCCCCTACCGCACCAGCCCACACCAGTGGTTAG